The following are encoded together in the Daucus carota subsp. sativus chromosome 5, DH1 v3.0, whole genome shotgun sequence genome:
- the LOC108222027 gene encoding meiotic recombination protein SPO11-1-like isoform X4, producing the protein MEGNNSISRPSDMLIRIRDFTRSIIKGMCKEQSSFVVHIDRFRNYCTDSSGHCCCSSYTAKGKELITLQRECHVHRLDVLLRVLLIVQQLLQENKHGSKRDIFYMHPSVFREQSVVDRAINDICILLQCRHNLNVVSVGKGLVMGWLRFSEAGRIFDCINSPNSAHPVPVNVEEVKDIMSVAKYILIVEKESVFQRLSNDQFCKKNQCIVITGRGYPDVPTRRFLRLIIEKLCLPTYCLVDCDPYGFDILTTYRFGSMQMAFDAKFLRISNIQWIGVFISDVDRFSLPQHCLLPLTNEDKSRTEALLRRCYLEREVPEWRLELELLLQRGVKFEIEALSAHSLSFLSEVYVPSKLKGELQM; encoded by the exons ATGGAGGGAAACAATTCAATCTCGCGCCCGTCCGATATGTTGATCAGAATCAGAG ATTTTACTCGATCGATAATCAAAGGTATGTGTAAGGAACAATCTTCTTTTGTTGTGCACATTGATCGATTCAGAAATTACTGCACGGACTCTTCTGGTCACTG TTGCTGCAGTTCTTATACGGCCAAGGGAAAGGAGCTTATAACACTACAACGTGAATGTCATGTTCATCGGCTGG ATGTCTTGCTAAGAGTGCTGCTGATTGTTCAGCAACTTCTGCAAGAAAACAAGCATGGCTCAAAGAGGGATATATTCTACATGCATCCATCTGTATTTAGAG AACAGTCGGTGGTTGACCGTGCAATCAATGACATCTGCATCCTTCTGCAGTGTCGCCACAATCTGAATGTA GTGTCTGTTGGGAAAGG ATTGGTGATGGGATGGCTAAGATTCTCAGAAGCTGGAAGGATATTTGATTGCATTAACAGTCCCAATTCT GCTCATCCTGTTCCGGTGAACGTTGAAGAAGTAAAAG ATATCATGAGTGTTGccaaatatatattgattgtagAGAAAGAATCAG TTTTTCAGCGACTATCCAATGATCAGTTCTGCAAGAAAAATCAGTGCATTGTCATCACA GGAAGAGGTTATCCAGATGTTCCCACAAGAAG GTTTCTGCGGCTCATCATTGAAAAGTTGTGCCTGCCTACATATTGTTTAGTGGATTGTGATCCATATGGCTTTGACATCTTGACTACATATCGATTTGGTTCAATG CAAATGGCATTTGATGCAAAATTTCTACGTATAAGCAATATACAATGGATTGGAGTATTTATTTCTGATGTGGATAGATTTAGTCTTCCGCAACACTGTCTACTTCCTTTGACCAATGAAG ACAAGTCGAGAACTGAAGCATTGTTGCGTAGATGTTACTTGGAAAGAGAAGTGCCAGAATGGAG GTTGGAGCTCGAGTTGTTGCTGCAAAGAGGAGTCAAATTTGAGATTGAAGCATTGTCAGCACACTCACTTTCTTTCTTGTCAGAGGTTTATGTGCCATCTAAGCTTAAAGGTGAATTGCAAATGTAA
- the LOC108222027 gene encoding meiotic recombination protein SPO11-1-like isoform X7: MEGNNSISRPSDMLIRIRDFTRSIIKGMCKEQSSFVVHIDRFRNYCTDSSGHCCCSSYTAKGKELITLQRECHVHRLDVLLRVLLIVQQLLQENKHGSKRDIFYMHPSVFREQSVVDRAINDICILLQCRHNLNVVSVGKGLVMGWLRFSEAGRIFDCINSPNSAHPVPVNVEEVKDIMSVAKYILIVEKESVFQRLSNDQFCKKNQCIVITGRGYPDVPTRRFLRLIIEKLCLPTYCLVDCDPYGFDILTTYRFGSMQMAFDAKFLRISNIQWIGVFISDVDRFSLPQHCLLPLTNEDKSRTEALLRRCYLEREVPEWRCDTSLFVGARVVAAKRSQI, encoded by the exons ATGGAGGGAAACAATTCAATCTCGCGCCCGTCCGATATGTTGATCAGAATCAGAG ATTTTACTCGATCGATAATCAAAGGTATGTGTAAGGAACAATCTTCTTTTGTTGTGCACATTGATCGATTCAGAAATTACTGCACGGACTCTTCTGGTCACTG TTGCTGCAGTTCTTATACGGCCAAGGGAAAGGAGCTTATAACACTACAACGTGAATGTCATGTTCATCGGCTGG ATGTCTTGCTAAGAGTGCTGCTGATTGTTCAGCAACTTCTGCAAGAAAACAAGCATGGCTCAAAGAGGGATATATTCTACATGCATCCATCTGTATTTAGAG AACAGTCGGTGGTTGACCGTGCAATCAATGACATCTGCATCCTTCTGCAGTGTCGCCACAATCTGAATGTA GTGTCTGTTGGGAAAGG ATTGGTGATGGGATGGCTAAGATTCTCAGAAGCTGGAAGGATATTTGATTGCATTAACAGTCCCAATTCT GCTCATCCTGTTCCGGTGAACGTTGAAGAAGTAAAAG ATATCATGAGTGTTGccaaatatatattgattgtagAGAAAGAATCAG TTTTTCAGCGACTATCCAATGATCAGTTCTGCAAGAAAAATCAGTGCATTGTCATCACA GGAAGAGGTTATCCAGATGTTCCCACAAGAAG GTTTCTGCGGCTCATCATTGAAAAGTTGTGCCTGCCTACATATTGTTTAGTGGATTGTGATCCATATGGCTTTGACATCTTGACTACATATCGATTTGGTTCAATG CAAATGGCATTTGATGCAAAATTTCTACGTATAAGCAATATACAATGGATTGGAGTATTTATTTCTGATGTGGATAGATTTAGTCTTCCGCAACACTGTCTACTTCCTTTGACCAATGAAG ACAAGTCGAGAACTGAAGCATTGTTGCGTAGATGTTACTTGGAAAGAGAAGTGCCAGAATGGAGGTGTGACACAAGTTTATTT GTTGGAGCTCGAGTTGTTGCTGCAAAGAGGAGTCAAATTTGA